A genomic stretch from Caulobacter sp. FWC2 includes:
- a CDS encoding helix-turn-helix domain-containing protein → MSRTAMNPAKAALTKTLRREAGRWLKAAREAAGLTQAELAEKTGLRYYTFVSQVENGLGRVPIEAQAVWAESLGLDPGQFARTLLRYYEPELYRLLFDGAAEEAEPVVTERAAQA, encoded by the coding sequence ATGTCCAGAACGGCGATGAATCCCGCCAAGGCGGCCCTGACCAAGACCCTGCGCCGCGAAGCGGGGCGCTGGCTTAAGGCCGCGCGCGAGGCCGCGGGCCTCACGCAGGCGGAACTGGCCGAGAAGACCGGGTTGCGTTACTACACCTTCGTCTCGCAGGTTGAGAACGGTCTTGGTCGCGTTCCGATCGAGGCTCAAGCCGTCTGGGCGGAGAGCCTGGGTCTTGATCCCGGTCAGTTCGCCCGCACCCTGCTGCGATATTACGAACCCGAGCTGTACCGGCTTCTGTTCGACGGCGCCGCCGAAGAGGCTGAGCCGGTCGTGACCGAACGGGCGGCCCAGGCCTGA